A window of Pyxidicoccus xibeiensis contains these coding sequences:
- a CDS encoding undecaprenyl-phosphate glucose phosphotransferase, which translates to MFSRLQRFYTSIKIVADMVMLAMAFGLAYVTRFSGIVPVTEGIPPWEDTVVSLLMVLVIFPMTFKQSRLYATNRARTNTGEVFEVFKSTITATLILVAATYFARERYSRLTLVIFVAYAFVLVTCNRLAFRYVLSEIRRRGHNLKSILVIGAGELGQRVIETVEGHRELGFRVTGVLTLRPEKVGQYVGGVRVIGHVDSVNQMLDSQPVDQVIIALPLEDQAHVKRLMEQLALRTVDVRVVPDLYQYITLYGGLEEFGGLPIIRLQGDPMEGWSRVSKRAFDILFSMLAILVTSPLMLATALAVRLTSRGPILYRQERMGMDGRTFPILKFRTMRVDAEHCGAMMASREDPRRTPIGTFLRKYSLDELPQFFNVLLGDMSLVGPRPERPVFIEEFKRQIPRYHLRHKVKAGITGWAQINGLRGQTCIQKRIEYDLYYIENWSLLMDLKILVRTALGGFLSKNAY; encoded by the coding sequence GTGTTCAGTCGTCTCCAGCGGTTCTACACGTCCATCAAGATTGTGGCGGACATGGTGATGCTCGCGATGGCGTTCGGCCTCGCGTACGTCACCCGGTTCTCCGGCATCGTTCCCGTCACGGAGGGCATCCCTCCCTGGGAAGATACCGTCGTCTCGCTGCTGATGGTCCTGGTCATCTTCCCGATGACCTTCAAGCAGTCGCGCCTGTACGCCACCAACCGCGCGCGCACCAACACGGGCGAGGTCTTCGAGGTCTTCAAGTCCACCATCACCGCGACGCTCATCCTGGTGGCGGCGACGTACTTCGCGCGTGAGCGCTACTCGCGCCTCACGCTGGTCATCTTCGTCGCGTACGCCTTCGTGCTGGTGACGTGCAACCGCCTGGCGTTCCGCTACGTGCTGAGTGAAATCCGCCGGCGGGGCCACAACCTCAAGTCCATCCTCGTCATTGGCGCGGGGGAGCTGGGGCAGCGGGTCATCGAGACGGTGGAGGGGCACCGCGAGCTGGGCTTCCGGGTGACGGGCGTGCTCACGCTGCGGCCGGAGAAGGTGGGCCAGTACGTGGGCGGTGTGCGCGTCATCGGCCACGTGGACTCGGTGAACCAGATGTTGGATTCGCAGCCGGTGGACCAGGTCATCATCGCGCTGCCGCTGGAGGACCAGGCGCACGTGAAGCGGCTGATGGAGCAGCTCGCGCTGCGCACCGTGGACGTGCGCGTGGTGCCGGACCTGTACCAGTACATCACTCTCTACGGCGGCCTGGAGGAGTTCGGCGGGCTGCCCATCATCCGCCTCCAGGGCGACCCCATGGAGGGCTGGAGCCGGGTGTCCAAGCGGGCCTTCGACATCCTCTTCTCGATGCTGGCCATCCTCGTCACCTCGCCGCTGATGCTGGCCACGGCGCTGGCGGTGCGGCTGACCAGCCGCGGGCCCATCCTCTACCGCCAGGAGCGCATGGGCATGGACGGGCGCACCTTCCCCATCCTCAAGTTCCGCACCATGCGCGTGGATGCCGAGCACTGCGGCGCGATGATGGCCTCGCGCGAGGACCCGCGCCGCACGCCCATCGGCACCTTCCTGCGCAAGTACTCGCTGGACGAGCTGCCGCAGTTCTTCAACGTGCTGCTGGGCGACATGAGCCTCGTCGGCCCGCGCCCCGAGCGCCCCGTCTTCATCGAGGAGTTCAAGCGGCAGATTCCCCGCTACCACCTGCGGCACAAGGTGAAGGCGGGCATCACCGGCTGGGCGCAGATCAACGGCCTGCGCGGCCAGACGTGCATCCAGAAGCGCATCGAGTACGACCTGTACTACATCGAGAACTGGTCGCTGCTGATGGACCTGAAGATTCTCGTGCGCACCGCCCTGGGCGGCTTCCTGTCGAAGAACGCGTACTGA
- a CDS encoding glycosyltransferase family 4 protein: MAHVLLDLRMVRGRLHGIARYALELARRMPSLAPDLRFSALVPPEGLPAELGALAPRLPLLRALAGFLSPLEQPALAADLARVKPDVFHATSFSLPLFWSGKLVATLHDANHLALAEQYTPAQSIYYRVVVGPRAKRASALVTVSEFSREELAKHLKLSPYRLQVIPNGVDSRFQPATAAEAREFRERHALPARYVAAVGNAKRFKNLELLKHFAADLPVPVVLLAGKGAVAHELGLHENVLDLEELPEADMPLFYGAAAALLLPSKYEGFGLPALEAMAAGCPVLAADATALPEVVGNAALKLPPDDAAAWREATLRVLRDDGLRSELTELGRERAARFTWDDCARRMLAVYRRVLELPSAPGSRAD, encoded by the coding sequence GTGGCCCACGTCCTCCTCGACCTGCGCATGGTGCGCGGCCGGCTGCATGGCATCGCCCGGTACGCCCTGGAGCTGGCGCGGCGGATGCCGTCGCTCGCCCCGGACCTCCGCTTCTCCGCGCTGGTGCCGCCCGAGGGGCTGCCGGCCGAGCTGGGAGCGCTCGCCCCGCGCCTCCCCCTGCTGCGCGCGCTGGCGGGCTTCCTGTCGCCGCTCGAGCAGCCCGCGCTGGCGGCGGACCTGGCGCGGGTGAAGCCGGACGTCTTCCATGCCACGTCCTTCTCGCTGCCGCTGTTCTGGAGCGGGAAGCTGGTGGCGACGCTGCATGATGCGAACCACCTGGCGCTGGCGGAGCAGTACACGCCGGCGCAGTCCATCTACTACCGGGTGGTGGTGGGGCCTCGGGCGAAGCGGGCGTCGGCGCTGGTGACGGTGTCGGAGTTCTCCCGCGAGGAGCTGGCGAAGCACCTCAAGCTGTCGCCGTACCGGCTGCAGGTGATTCCCAACGGCGTGGACTCGCGATTCCAACCGGCGACGGCGGCGGAGGCGCGCGAGTTCCGCGAGCGGCACGCGCTGCCGGCGCGGTACGTGGCGGCGGTGGGCAACGCGAAGCGCTTCAAGAACCTGGAGCTGCTGAAGCACTTCGCGGCGGACCTGCCGGTGCCGGTGGTGCTGCTGGCGGGCAAGGGGGCGGTGGCGCACGAGCTGGGGCTGCACGAGAACGTGCTGGATTTGGAAGAGCTGCCCGAGGCGGACATGCCGCTGTTCTACGGTGCAGCGGCGGCGCTGCTCCTGCCGTCGAAGTACGAGGGCTTCGGCCTGCCCGCGCTGGAGGCGATGGCGGCGGGCTGCCCCGTGCTGGCGGCGGATGCGACGGCGCTGCCGGAGGTGGTGGGCAACGCGGCGCTGAAGCTGCCACCGGACGACGCGGCGGCCTGGCGCGAGGCCACGCTGCGCGTGCTGCGGGACGACGGGCTGCGCAGCGAGCTGACCGAGCTGGGCCGCGAGCGGGCCGCGCGCTTCACGTGGGACGACTGCGCGCGGCGCATGCTGGCGGTGTACCGGCGGGTGCTGGAGCTGCCTTCAGCTCCGGGCAGCCGGGCCGACTGA
- a CDS encoding glycosyltransferase, which yields MKVALVHDWLVTHRGGERVLDALCEVLPDADIYTLVHKPGSQSPAIESRRIFTSFLQHIPGIHARYRHFLPLMPRAIEALRLRDDYDLVLSSSHCVAKGLRVPPGTPHLSYVHAPMRYMWDLFDDYFGPGRARLPVRAAAHAVRPWLQQWDRRTASGVHRFVANSHHIASKIRRFWNREATVVHPPVALERFARQPLEGGGQGGYFLWLGAFAPYKRLDVALEAFRELGAPLWVVGTGQEASRLMSGPVPANIRFLGNVPDDALPGLYRDARALVFTPEEDFGITPLEAQATGRPVIAYGRGGVLETVTSRTGLFFSEQTPAALAAAVRQFEAWEPDFRPVDARSQAERFSRAAFQRAMLAEVDALLRVGTSSPARASGV from the coding sequence GTGAAGGTCGCCCTGGTCCACGATTGGCTCGTCACCCACCGCGGGGGAGAACGCGTCCTCGACGCGCTCTGCGAAGTGCTCCCGGACGCGGACATCTACACCCTCGTCCACAAGCCCGGCAGCCAGTCTCCGGCCATCGAGTCGCGCCGCATCTTCACCTCCTTCCTCCAGCACATCCCGGGCATCCACGCGCGCTACCGGCACTTCCTCCCGCTGATGCCGCGGGCCATCGAAGCCCTGCGCCTGCGGGACGACTACGACCTGGTCCTCTCGTCCAGCCACTGCGTCGCCAAGGGCCTGCGCGTCCCGCCGGGGACTCCGCACCTCAGCTACGTGCACGCGCCCATGCGGTACATGTGGGACCTCTTCGACGACTACTTCGGCCCGGGCCGCGCGCGCCTGCCCGTGCGCGCGGCGGCCCACGCCGTGCGTCCGTGGCTCCAGCAGTGGGACCGGAGGACGGCGTCCGGCGTCCACCGCTTCGTCGCCAACAGCCACCACATCGCCTCGAAGATTCGCCGCTTCTGGAATCGCGAGGCCACCGTCGTCCACCCGCCCGTGGCCCTGGAGCGCTTCGCCCGGCAGCCGCTGGAGGGCGGCGGGCAGGGCGGCTACTTCCTGTGGCTCGGGGCCTTCGCGCCCTACAAGCGGCTGGACGTGGCGCTGGAGGCGTTCCGCGAGCTGGGCGCCCCTCTCTGGGTGGTGGGCACGGGCCAGGAGGCCTCACGCCTCATGTCGGGGCCGGTGCCCGCCAACATCCGCTTCCTCGGCAACGTCCCGGATGACGCCCTGCCGGGGCTCTACCGGGACGCCCGCGCGCTCGTCTTCACGCCCGAGGAGGACTTCGGCATCACCCCCCTCGAGGCCCAGGCGACGGGCCGCCCCGTCATCGCCTACGGCAGGGGCGGCGTGCTGGAGACTGTCACCTCCCGCACCGGCCTCTTCTTCTCCGAGCAGACCCCCGCCGCCCTCGCCGCCGCCGTGCGCCAGTTCGAGGCGTGGGAGCCCGACTTCCGGCCGGTGGACGCCCGCTCGCAGGCCGAGCGCTTCAGCCGCGCCGCCTTCCAACGCGCCATGTTGGCCGAGGTGGATGCACTCCTCAGGGTGGGGACGTCCTCCCCAGCCCGGGCCTCGGGGGTGTGA
- the purD gene encoding phosphoribosylamine--glycine ligase yields MDVKVLLLGSGGREHALAWKLSQSPRLTRLLCGPGNPGTARLATNVPVRPDAPDEVVALAKREAVDLVVVGPEAPLMAGVADALAKAGIPCFGPVAGAALIEGSKAFAKEIMAEAGVPTAAFRTFTDVAEAEAYAVEQGRIVVKADGLAAGKGVIVAHDVAAARDAVRAVGAMGAAGQRMVLEELLEGEEVSAMALCDGERYAMLALSQDHKRVGDGDTGPNTGGMGAYAPAPFLSAAQLAEVGERVVAPTLAVLRRRGLPFRGVLYAGLMLTRSGPKVLEFNARFGDPETQVLMMQLGEDLLPLLDACARGRLEARPLVSAPGASVGVVLAAQGYPDAPRKGQRITGLDAVPADATVFLAGVEEQDGALVTSGGRVMTVCARGEDLARARERAYAAAAAVRFDGMHLRRDIGARGMKAAL; encoded by the coding sequence GTGGATGTGAAGGTCCTGCTGCTCGGTTCCGGAGGCCGTGAGCACGCGCTCGCGTGGAAGCTGTCCCAGAGCCCCCGGCTCACCCGGCTGCTGTGCGGCCCGGGCAACCCTGGCACCGCGCGGCTGGCCACCAACGTGCCCGTGCGGCCGGACGCGCCGGACGAGGTGGTGGCGCTGGCGAAGCGCGAGGCGGTGGACCTGGTGGTGGTGGGGCCCGAGGCGCCGCTGATGGCGGGCGTGGCGGACGCGCTGGCGAAGGCGGGCATCCCCTGCTTCGGCCCGGTGGCGGGCGCCGCCCTCATCGAGGGCTCCAAGGCCTTCGCGAAGGAAATCATGGCCGAGGCGGGCGTGCCCACCGCGGCCTTCCGCACCTTCACGGACGTGGCCGAGGCGGAGGCCTACGCCGTGGAGCAGGGCCGCATCGTCGTGAAGGCGGACGGCCTGGCGGCGGGCAAGGGCGTCATCGTGGCCCACGACGTGGCGGCCGCGCGCGACGCGGTGCGCGCGGTGGGCGCCATGGGCGCGGCCGGCCAGCGCATGGTGCTGGAGGAGCTGCTGGAGGGCGAGGAGGTCTCCGCCATGGCCCTGTGTGACGGCGAGCGCTACGCGATGCTCGCGCTGTCGCAGGACCACAAGCGGGTGGGCGACGGGGACACCGGGCCCAACACCGGCGGCATGGGGGCCTACGCCCCGGCGCCCTTCCTGTCCGCTGCCCAGCTGGCCGAGGTGGGGGAGCGCGTGGTCGCTCCGACGCTGGCCGTGCTTCGTCGGCGTGGACTGCCGTTCCGGGGCGTGCTGTACGCAGGGCTGATGCTCACGCGCAGCGGGCCGAAGGTGCTGGAGTTCAACGCGCGCTTCGGCGACCCGGAGACCCAGGTGCTGATGATGCAGCTCGGCGAGGACCTGCTGCCGCTGCTGGACGCGTGCGCGCGGGGCCGGCTGGAGGCCCGTCCGCTGGTGTCCGCCCCCGGTGCGTCCGTGGGCGTGGTGCTGGCGGCGCAGGGGTACCCGGATGCGCCTCGCAAGGGGCAGCGCATCACCGGGCTGGACGCGGTGCCGGCGGACGCGACGGTGTTCCTGGCCGGCGTGGAGGAGCAGGACGGCGCGCTGGTGACGAGCGGCGGCCGGGTGATGACGGTGTGCGCGCGGGGCGAGGACCTGGCGAGGGCGCGGGAGCGGGCCTACGCGGCGGCGGCGGCCGTGCGCTTCGACGGCATGCACCTGCGCCGGGACATCGGCGCGCGAGGGATGAAGGCGGCTTTGTGA
- a CDS encoding GNAT family N-acetyltransferase, which translates to MGTHEWTRDGFVISTDRARVDVEVVHRFLQSSYWAAGIPLELVRRAVEHSLPFGVYRAASGEQVGFARVTTDFATFAYLADVFIDEALRGQGLGQWLAATIVGHPELQGLRRWLLATRDAHGLYAQHGFTPLSAPASFMEKWDPDVYRRGSR; encoded by the coding sequence GTGGGCACGCACGAGTGGACGCGGGACGGCTTCGTCATCAGCACGGACCGCGCGCGGGTGGATGTGGAGGTGGTGCACCGCTTCCTCCAGTCGTCCTACTGGGCGGCGGGGATTCCCCTGGAGCTGGTGCGCCGGGCGGTGGAGCACTCGCTGCCCTTCGGCGTGTACCGCGCGGCTTCCGGTGAGCAGGTGGGCTTCGCGCGGGTGACGACGGACTTCGCCACCTTCGCGTACCTGGCGGACGTGTTCATCGACGAGGCGCTGCGCGGCCAGGGCCTGGGCCAGTGGCTGGCGGCGACCATCGTCGGGCACCCGGAGTTGCAGGGGCTGCGGCGGTGGCTGCTCGCCACGCGTGACGCGCACGGGCTCTACGCCCAGCACGGCTTCACGCCGCTGAGCGCGCCCGCGAGCTTCATGGAGAAGTGGGACCCGGATGTCTACCGGCGCGGCTCGCGCTGA
- a CDS encoding O-antigen ligase family protein, producing the protein MDSTSQPLVDPRLRRVVAGVLAFWAVGLVLAEVVVQVAAGAAVLVAIILAARRSLRLAPDVRAYVAASLALCAWQLASPAVALLTGAAQRWPRSSRYGQVLDTVAGAAAACIGTVGVPWLLLAGVVAGGWLVATGLGMLQNRVRWSWEPPAFFKLNLSRLHENFGTEESPRYASGGFFFHRLRFAHGAIAALGPALAVLGGSELARRRGLAGLVVLGMLLSIYNAFARAALGAALIVSVVALLLLVQGRARKAGLVVLGVLVLVVVVSPAWRARMAKAVGNIYGGERQLAMSVGWELVREHPLAGVGFGNHKPAAMATAERTGINDFLATDAHNVWLTVWAETGLVGLLLFACMHVLLARALIRRHREGSLAATGALLSWVGFQVLALVHYLPFHSNVHLSFALIWGLGLCEGSGVLRGETPAASPLPASVGPAARS; encoded by the coding sequence ATGGACTCCACGTCCCAGCCGCTGGTGGACCCGCGCCTGCGCCGCGTGGTGGCAGGGGTGCTCGCGTTCTGGGCGGTGGGGCTGGTGCTGGCGGAGGTCGTCGTCCAGGTCGCGGCGGGCGCGGCGGTGCTGGTGGCCATCATCCTGGCGGCCCGCCGGAGCCTGCGCCTGGCGCCGGACGTGCGCGCGTACGTGGCGGCGAGCCTGGCGCTGTGCGCGTGGCAGCTCGCCTCGCCCGCGGTGGCGCTGCTGACGGGCGCGGCGCAGCGGTGGCCGCGCAGCTCGCGCTACGGGCAGGTGCTGGACACGGTGGCGGGCGCGGCGGCGGCGTGTATCGGCACGGTGGGCGTGCCGTGGCTGCTGCTGGCGGGCGTGGTGGCCGGCGGCTGGCTGGTGGCCACGGGGCTGGGGATGCTCCAGAACCGGGTGCGCTGGTCCTGGGAGCCGCCGGCGTTCTTCAAGCTGAACCTCAGTCGCCTGCACGAGAACTTCGGCACGGAGGAGTCTCCGCGCTACGCGTCGGGGGGCTTCTTCTTCCACCGGCTGCGCTTCGCGCACGGAGCGATTGCCGCGCTGGGGCCCGCGCTGGCGGTGCTGGGCGGCTCGGAGCTGGCGCGGCGCCGGGGGCTGGCGGGCCTGGTGGTGCTGGGGATGCTGCTGTCCATCTACAACGCCTTCGCGCGGGCGGCGCTGGGGGCGGCGCTGATTGTCAGCGTGGTGGCGCTGTTGCTGCTGGTGCAGGGCCGGGCACGCAAGGCGGGGCTGGTGGTGCTCGGCGTGCTGGTGCTGGTGGTGGTGGTGTCACCGGCCTGGCGGGCGCGGATGGCGAAGGCGGTGGGGAACATCTACGGCGGCGAGCGGCAGCTGGCCATGTCCGTGGGCTGGGAGCTGGTGCGGGAGCATCCGCTGGCGGGCGTGGGCTTCGGCAACCACAAGCCCGCGGCGATGGCCACCGCGGAGCGGACGGGCATCAACGACTTCCTGGCTACGGACGCGCACAACGTCTGGCTGACGGTGTGGGCGGAGACGGGGCTGGTGGGGCTGCTGCTGTTCGCGTGCATGCACGTGCTGCTGGCGCGGGCGCTCATCCGGCGGCACCGCGAGGGCTCGCTGGCGGCGACGGGCGCGCTGCTGTCCTGGGTGGGCTTCCAGGTGCTGGCGCTGGTGCACTACCTGCCGTTCCACTCCAACGTGCACCTGTCCTTCGCGCTCATCTGGGGCCTGGGGCTGTGCGAGGGCAGCGGGGTGCTGCGGGGCGAAACACCGGCCGCGAGTCCGCTGCCCGCCTCAGTCGGCCCGGCTGCCCGGAGCTGA
- a CDS encoding LptF/LptG family permease, producing MRNTLFGYVVRTYLRFALGILFGLVLVFVVVDFVDRAKSYTGPGWVADAAKLYAYKALVAIQQLGPAALLLAAGTAVSALRKQGEVTAIRALTFGPSALYLPILVCSLLSCVGLVAFDELVATRAGRRVDEITTQRFNRWGDWRLHYSPKQWFRRGDRIFFLRAGSAQDGFQDVSIFQVSKEFELVKRLDAAEMHPVEGTRWRLVDVVERGFAGEGRTSVRLLEEAEYDLGVAGTSFRIRPGRPEQMRVAELREQIEARREVGLETRQFALAFHNRFAYPMAALPAALLGVGLALRSSRRGHLTAAIVEGLLTAVAMWGLMVVCRTLVLTGRLAPVVAAWMPAFLLLVVAGAVWLRREGWLHLPRRWLTVR from the coding sequence GTGAGGAACACGCTCTTCGGCTACGTGGTGCGCACGTACCTGCGCTTCGCGCTGGGCATCCTCTTCGGCCTGGTGCTGGTCTTCGTGGTGGTGGACTTCGTGGACCGCGCGAAGTCGTACACGGGGCCGGGCTGGGTGGCGGACGCGGCGAAGCTGTACGCGTACAAGGCGCTGGTGGCGATACAGCAGCTGGGGCCGGCGGCGCTGCTGCTGGCGGCGGGCACGGCGGTGTCCGCGCTGCGCAAGCAGGGCGAGGTGACGGCGATTCGCGCGCTGACCTTCGGCCCGTCCGCGCTGTACCTGCCCATCCTGGTGTGCTCGCTGCTGTCGTGCGTGGGGCTGGTGGCCTTCGACGAGCTGGTGGCGACGCGAGCCGGCAGGCGCGTGGACGAAATCACCACCCAGCGCTTCAACCGCTGGGGCGACTGGCGCCTGCACTACTCGCCGAAGCAGTGGTTCCGGCGTGGGGACCGCATCTTCTTCCTGCGTGCGGGCAGCGCGCAGGACGGCTTCCAGGACGTGTCCATCTTCCAGGTGTCGAAGGAGTTCGAGCTCGTGAAGCGCCTGGACGCGGCGGAGATGCACCCGGTGGAGGGCACGCGCTGGCGGCTCGTCGACGTGGTGGAGCGCGGCTTCGCGGGCGAGGGGCGCACGTCGGTGCGGCTGTTGGAGGAGGCCGAGTACGACCTGGGCGTGGCGGGCACGTCGTTCCGCATCCGTCCGGGGCGGCCGGAGCAGATGCGGGTGGCGGAGCTGCGGGAGCAGATTGAGGCGCGCAGGGAGGTGGGGCTGGAGACGCGCCAGTTCGCGCTCGCGTTCCACAACCGCTTCGCCTACCCCATGGCGGCGCTGCCCGCGGCGCTGCTCGGGGTGGGGCTGGCGCTGCGCTCGAGCCGGAGGGGCCACCTGACGGCGGCCATCGTGGAGGGCCTGCTGACGGCGGTGGCCATGTGGGGGCTGATGGTGGTGTGCCGCACGCTGGTGCTCACCGGGAGGCTGGCGCCGGTGGTGGCCGCGTGGATGCCCGCCTTCCTGCTGCTGGTGGTGGCCGGGGCGGTGTGGCTGCGGCGGGAGGGGTGGCTGCACCTGCCGCGTCGCTGGCTGACGGTGAGATAG
- a CDS encoding LptF/LptG family permease has translation MKHVTRYLLRELLVPLGVWVAFMFLLLFVMQFLRGTDVLLGSSVTLVDLGRLLAYLTPHFLMMALPIAFLLAILLGLGRLGEDREITALQSLGIGPMRLLAAPMGVAVALSALMLLITSTAQPWGLTGVKELVSEVIRKNVVGDVKSGVFYEDLSDLTLYAERVSADGRWTNVLLHDDREASAPLLVLAHRGRVGTTSRGEVLRFALEDGEVHRSGGASEDYSVIHFDNAEISVGVGASMGKRSRFTSAKEELTLAELSQVAREAEARGGDPRSFRMALHSRLGNALAPIAFALLGTPLAIGRRQSGRAWGYLFTLGGYVLYYVLSRAFEQLGQQGKLPVELAGQLANLLFMLVGAVALYRVNRSGSVR, from the coding sequence GTGAAGCACGTCACGCGCTACCTGCTCAGGGAGCTGCTGGTGCCGCTCGGGGTGTGGGTGGCGTTCATGTTCCTGCTCCTGTTCGTCATGCAGTTCCTGCGGGGCACGGACGTGCTGCTGGGCTCCTCGGTGACGCTGGTGGACCTGGGGCGGCTGCTGGCGTACCTGACGCCGCACTTCCTGATGATGGCGCTGCCCATCGCCTTCCTGCTGGCCATCCTCCTGGGGCTGGGCCGGCTGGGCGAGGACCGGGAAATCACCGCCCTCCAGTCGCTGGGAATCGGGCCGATGCGCCTGCTCGCCGCGCCCATGGGGGTGGCGGTGGCCCTCAGCGCGCTGATGCTGCTGATTACGTCCACCGCGCAGCCGTGGGGCCTCACCGGCGTGAAGGAGCTGGTGAGCGAGGTCATCCGGAAGAACGTGGTGGGTGACGTGAAGTCCGGCGTCTTCTACGAGGACCTGAGTGACTTGACGTTGTACGCGGAGCGGGTGTCGGCGGACGGGCGCTGGACGAACGTGCTGCTGCACGACGACCGCGAGGCGAGCGCGCCGCTGCTGGTGCTGGCGCACCGCGGCCGGGTGGGGACGACGAGCCGCGGCGAGGTGCTGCGCTTCGCCCTGGAGGATGGGGAGGTCCACCGCTCCGGAGGCGCGAGCGAGGACTACAGCGTCATCCACTTCGACAACGCGGAGATCAGCGTGGGCGTGGGCGCCTCCATGGGCAAGCGCAGCCGCTTCACGTCGGCGAAGGAGGAGCTGACGCTCGCGGAGCTGTCGCAGGTGGCGCGCGAGGCGGAGGCCCGCGGCGGCGACCCGCGCTCGTTCCGCATGGCGCTGCACAGCCGGCTGGGCAACGCGCTGGCGCCCATCGCCTTCGCGCTGCTGGGCACGCCGCTGGCCATCGGCCGGAGGCAGTCGGGGCGGGCGTGGGGGTATCTGTTCACGCTGGGCGGGTATGTCCTCTACTACGTGCTGAGCCGCGCCTTCGAGCAGCTGGGGCAGCAGGGGAAGCTGCCCGTGGAGCTGGCGGGGCAGCTGGCCAACCTCCTCTTCATGCTGGTGGGCGCGGTGGCGCTGTACCGGGTGAACCGCTCGGGGTCGGTCCGGTGA
- a CDS encoding serine protease, whose translation MKRIQLACLVAALSLAAPTALGSAPVCKTEPSPASQGITKVGEDVHRRFETAHPYATTAVRSESGPVHTDTLHHPGAAYIAPHFERLELEEGDFVVVRSPDGTRSWTYDNSHPGARTGFWAIHIPGDTAIVELHSRDTEDRRGILNRHGYTIDLYARGYSNQEMGFANLQEALCGGDDSGWAPCYASSDPAIYGRARPVARLLINGSGACTGWLVGSQGHLMTNQHCIGTAADAQNTSYEFMTEGATCTTSCASWFGCPGNVISGATLVKVDAPRDYALVQLSQNPTNTYGYLQLRSTGAVVDERIFVPQHPAGYGKKIAVRSTDSRDQSGFAEVYSLTEASCQSGGPNDVGYFADTQGGSSGSPVIGHSDNLVVALHHCANCPNRGVPIQAVITHLGTSLPQCAIPTAGCPNPNGTGEPPPPPPPPPANSFEYSATNTNSAQQSTTNRKIALTAGQKLTVATCGLTGATLTGDTWLRLFSPAAVEVASNDDACGGRGSSITFTASTAGEYEVRAGCYQNGSCGGRVVWEITNGQPPPTPTTGSFSFSGTNTNSAQQSTTNRDVTITAGQRITVATCGVTGASFTGDTYLRLFSGATQAASNDDACSGTGSSLTYTATASGTLQIRAGCYSSNTCSGTVVWSIQ comes from the coding sequence ATGAAACGAATCCAGCTCGCATGTCTCGTGGCGGCCCTGTCGCTGGCAGCGCCGACCGCACTGGGCTCGGCGCCCGTGTGCAAGACGGAGCCGTCCCCCGCGTCGCAGGGCATCACCAAGGTGGGCGAGGACGTGCACCGGCGCTTCGAGACGGCGCACCCCTACGCCACCACGGCGGTGCGCTCGGAGAGCGGCCCCGTACACACCGACACCCTCCACCACCCCGGCGCGGCCTACATCGCGCCGCACTTCGAGCGGCTGGAGCTGGAGGAAGGCGACTTCGTCGTGGTGCGCTCGCCGGACGGCACCCGCTCGTGGACGTATGACAACTCGCACCCCGGCGCGCGCACCGGGTTCTGGGCCATCCACATCCCCGGCGACACGGCCATCGTCGAGCTGCACAGCCGCGACACCGAGGACCGGCGCGGCATCCTCAACCGCCACGGCTACACCATCGACCTGTACGCGCGCGGATACTCCAACCAGGAGATGGGCTTCGCCAACCTGCAGGAGGCGCTGTGCGGCGGTGACGACTCCGGCTGGGCGCCCTGCTACGCCTCCAGCGACCCGGCCATCTACGGCCGCGCCCGTCCCGTGGCGCGCCTGCTCATCAACGGCTCCGGCGCGTGCACCGGCTGGCTGGTGGGCAGCCAGGGCCACCTGATGACGAACCAGCACTGCATCGGCACCGCGGCCGACGCGCAGAACACCAGCTACGAGTTCATGACCGAGGGCGCCACCTGTACGACGAGCTGCGCGAGCTGGTTCGGCTGCCCGGGCAACGTCATCTCCGGCGCCACGCTGGTGAAGGTGGACGCGCCGCGCGACTACGCGCTGGTGCAGCTGTCGCAGAACCCCACCAACACCTACGGCTACCTGCAGCTGCGCTCCACGGGGGCGGTGGTGGACGAGCGCATCTTCGTCCCGCAGCACCCGGCCGGCTACGGCAAGAAGATTGCCGTGCGCTCCACGGACTCGAGGGACCAGTCCGGCTTCGCCGAGGTCTACAGCCTGACGGAGGCCTCCTGCCAGTCGGGCGGCCCCAACGACGTGGGCTACTTCGCGGACACGCAGGGCGGCTCGTCCGGCTCGCCCGTCATCGGCCACTCGGACAACCTGGTGGTGGCGCTGCACCACTGCGCCAACTGCCCCAACCGCGGCGTGCCCATCCAGGCGGTCATCACCCACCTGGGCACCAGCCTGCCCCAGTGCGCCATTCCCACCGCCGGCTGCCCCAACCCCAACGGCACTGGCGAGCCGCCCCCGCCGCCGCCCCCGCCGCCGGCCAACTCGTTCGAGTACTCGGCCACCAACACCAACAGCGCGCAGCAGAGCACCACCAACCGGAAGATTGCCCTCACCGCCGGCCAGAAGCTCACCGTGGCCACCTGCGGCCTGACGGGCGCCACCCTCACCGGTGACACCTGGCTGCGCCTGTTCAGCCCCGCCGCCGTCGAGGTGGCCTCCAACGACGACGCCTGCGGGGGCCGTGGCTCCAGCATCACCTTCACCGCCAGCACCGCCGGCGAGTACGAGGTCCGCGCCGGCTGCTACCAGAACGGCAGCTGCGGGGGCCGCGTGGTGTGGGAAATCACCAACGGCCAGCCGCCTCCGACGCCGACCACCGGCTCGTTCAGCTTCAGCGGCACCAACACCAATAGCGCGCAGCAGAGCACCACCAACCGGGACGTCACCATCACCGCGGGCCAGCGCATCACCGTGGCCACCTGCGGCGTGACGGGCGCGTCGTTCACCGGGGACACCTACCTGCGCCTGTTCAGCGGCGCCACGCAGGCGGCCTCCAACGACGACGCGTGCAGCGGCACGGGCTCCAGCCTGACGTACACGGCGACGGCCTCCGGCACGCTGCAGATTCGCGCCGGCTGCTACAGCAGCAACACGTGCAGCGGCACCGTGGTGTGGAGCATCCAGTAG